The following coding sequences are from one Dermacentor andersoni chromosome 5, qqDerAnde1_hic_scaffold, whole genome shotgun sequence window:
- the LOC126530722 gene encoding zinc finger protein 862-like isoform X2, with protein MHCVLCREAYFGQEKCVPFVEGTNNFKVSVIQKHEKTSAHRNLLNKSEAERKKLAHSFRTKKKPPEDSRSRFELLFKTVYEIQKNKLSFSQFPVLVNQQIQNGVPLEGRYTNHHHVVPDFSKYIAMSMINDTVADIYQAKHFGIVLDDVSDVVGSRKDAVYITYLKDCRKCTKFLGLVENENGVGIALAMVEMLAKFGFPSPFEKLLCLTTDGQTVHQADGGLQMALGKEAPVLYTMDCLVHKLESAVKPVLFRHPQVKCCADKLYKLFCFFRDLQKKTGSTVDIWTPSSPADQHARSSNPQLLVLNLKFLTAIIEKWSSVTSFLKDNYHNLDRKLRPDAAEILTCLKSSVFIAHVHLLREIFKALHVFQEKTTGSLSPACYTVINELRTTAMIITNQIVLGPSLIPVLHELQERNGFFQGMAITQDFDIDSFQSVAEDVCQCVSQQVLQMASQCSESLHKFSVLDPKNWPVESDEHFGGYGIETIKELSGEMQSLLPEKLISDIILEWCSFKFFVNRSLAKCLRKDFINLAATVVSRFSAVYPTICTFLTAAALLSPSCRVTHKGFEELCVIKESRKNVLTDDTLWQTMVINVNGAPVELWDPEPVVDLWLKTSLRRPNNRTSNKHALDTCNKQETQVDDSALFQGCQVVVITGELCELPIVCSSDASS; from the coding sequence ATGCATTGCGTGCTGTGCAGAGAAGCCTACTTCGGTCAGGAGAAATGCGTGCCGTTCGTCGAAGGCACGAACAACTTCAAGGTTTCGGTCATTCAAAAGCATGAGAAGACGTCGGCCCACAGAAACCTCCTGAACAAAAGCGAGGCCGAGAGAAAGAAATTGGCGCATTCGTTCCGAACAAAAAAGAAGCCGCCGGAAGATTCGCGATCCAGATTCGAGCTTCTGTTCAAGACCGTCTACGAGATACAGAAGAACAAGCTTTCGTTTTCGCAATTCCCAGTTCTGGTGAACCAGCAGATCCAGAACGGCGTGCCGCTCGAAGGTCGGTACACGAATCACCATCACGTCGTGCCGGACTTTTCCAAGTACATCGCCATGTCGATGATCAACGACACCGTAGCCGATATTTATCAGGCGAAACACTTTGGCATCGTGCTGGACGATGTTTCGGACGTTGTGGGATCGCGCAAGGACGCTGTGTACATCACTTACCTCAAAGACTGCAGAAAATGCACCAAATTCCTGGGGCTCGTCGAAAACGAGAACGGAGTCGGCATCGCCCTCGCGATGGTGGAAATGCTCGCCAAATTTGGATTCCCATCGCCTTTCGAGAAGCTTTTGTGCCTAACAACTGACGGGCAGACCGTACACCAAGCGGACGGTGGCCTGCAGATGGCATTGGGAAAAGAAGCGCCTGTTCTCTACACCATGGACTGTCTAGTGCACAAGCTTGAGAGTGCGGTGAAACCAGTCCTCTTCAGGCATCCACAAGTCAAATGCTGCGCAGACAAGTTGTACAAATTGTTCTGCTTCTTCAGAGACCTACAGAAGAAGACGGGCAGTACGGTGGACATATGGACACCCTCAAGCCCCGCTGATCAACATGCTCGTTCCTCCAATCCACAGTTGCTAGTCCTTAACCTCAAGTTCCTAACTGCCATCATTGAAAAGTGGAGCAGTGTCACGTCGTTCCTAAAGGATAACTATCACAACCTTGACCGAAAACTTCGGCCTGATGCGGCAGAAATTCTCACTTGCTTGAAGAGCTCGGTTTTCATTGCCCATGTCCACCTGTTAAGAGAGATTTTCAAGGCCTTGCACGTGTTTCAAGAAAAGACAACTGGCTCGTTATCTCCTGCCTGCTACACGGTGATCAATGAGCTGAGGACTACTGCAATGATTATCACCAACCAGATTGTCTTGGGCCCCTCTCTGATACCAGTCCTGCACGAGCTACAGGAAAGAAATGGATTCTTCCAAGGCATGGCGATCACACAAGATTTCGACATCGATTCATTTCAATCTGTAGCTGAAGATGTGTGCCAGTGTGTGTCGCAGCAGGTGCTCCAGATGGCGAGCCAGTGCTCGGAGTCCTTGCACAAGTTTTCAGTGCTGGATCCAAAAAACTGGCCAGTAGAATCCGATGAGCACTTTGGTGGATACGGAATAGAAACCATCAAGGAACTTAGCGGCGAGATGCAGTCGTTGCTGCCGGAGAAACTCATTTCAGATATCATACTGGAGTGGTGTTCCTTCAAGTTCTTTGTAAACAGGAGTCTTGCAAAGTGCTTGCGGAAGGACTTCATCAACCTTGCCGCTACCGTGGTTTCCAGGTTCAGTGCGGTCTATCCTACCATCTGCACATTCCTCACTGCAGCAGCGCTGCTTTCGCCGTCGTGCAGAGTGACACACAAGGGCTTCGAAGAACTCTGCGTCATTAAAGAATCTCGGAAGAATGTTCTCACGGACGACACACTGTGGCAGACAATGGTCATCAATGTGAATGGAGCGCCAGTTGAATTGTGGGATCCAGAACCTGTGGTTGACCTGTGGTTGAAAACGAGTCTTCGTAGGCCAAACAATAGAACTTCAAATAAGCATGCTTTAGATACTTGTAACAAGCAGGAGACCCAGGTTGACGATTCAGCACTGTTCCAGGGTTGCCAGGTTGTCGTCATAACGGGTGAATTGTGTGAGCTGCCTATAGTATGCAGCAGTGATGCTTCAAGTTAG
- the LOC126530726 gene encoding fas apoptotic inhibitory molecule 1: protein MADTVAVWEVPFSDKIHKIEFEHGTTTGRRIIKVDGKEILRRDWMFKLVGSEPFEVGRAKCVVTIRALSGFTYEYSLIVDGKQLDKFRERQSKILNTWIVNLLEQPARVVLEKDTLDIYVNGEKVDVVPEFVDGGTETHFQVGPYQAYITAASSGSKKEGILHTLVVEGHEIPSCTE, encoded by the exons ATGGCTGACACTGTGGCTGTTTGGGAAGTTCCATTCAGTGACAAGATACATAAGATCGAGTTCGAACACGGAACCACCACCGGAAGGAGAATAATCAAAGTGGATGGAAAG GAGATCCTGCGACGCGACTGGATGTTCAAGCTTGTCGGCTCGGAGCCCTTTGAAGTGGGTCGGGCGAAGTGCGTGGTGACGATCAGAGCGTTGAGCGGCTTCACTTACGAGTATTCGCTCATCGTTGACGGCAAGCAACTGGACAAATTTAGAGAGAGGCAATCTAAAATACTCAACACGTGGATAGTAAATCTCCTTGAGCAACCGGCAAGGGTTGTCCTAG AGAAGGACACACTGGATATATACGTAAATGGAGAAAAGGTTGATGTTGTG CCAGAATTTGTGGATGGAGGAACCGAGACCCATTTTCAAGTAGGACCCTACCAAGCTTACATCACTGCAGCAAGCAGCGGAAGCAAAAAAGAAGGCATTTTGCACACGCTGGTCGTCGAAGGACACGAGATTCCGAGCTGCACTGAATGA
- the LOC126530722 gene encoding zinc finger protein 862-like isoform X1 — MSSICRERRQDKKVAKGIPQKAAGRSKKDGNSKDCKRKFRNVWKDTYTWLQYEEVKNTMHCVLCREAYFGQEKCVPFVEGTNNFKVSVIQKHEKTSAHRNLLNKSEAERKKLAHSFRTKKKPPEDSRSRFELLFKTVYEIQKNKLSFSQFPVLVNQQIQNGVPLEGRYTNHHHVVPDFSKYIAMSMINDTVADIYQAKHFGIVLDDVSDVVGSRKDAVYITYLKDCRKCTKFLGLVENENGVGIALAMVEMLAKFGFPSPFEKLLCLTTDGQTVHQADGGLQMALGKEAPVLYTMDCLVHKLESAVKPVLFRHPQVKCCADKLYKLFCFFRDLQKKTGSTVDIWTPSSPADQHARSSNPQLLVLNLKFLTAIIEKWSSVTSFLKDNYHNLDRKLRPDAAEILTCLKSSVFIAHVHLLREIFKALHVFQEKTTGSLSPACYTVINELRTTAMIITNQIVLGPSLIPVLHELQERNGFFQGMAITQDFDIDSFQSVAEDVCQCVSQQVLQMASQCSESLHKFSVLDPKNWPVESDEHFGGYGIETIKELSGEMQSLLPEKLISDIILEWCSFKFFVNRSLAKCLRKDFINLAATVVSRFSAVYPTICTFLTAAALLSPSCRVTHKGFEELCVIKESRKNVLTDDTLWQTMVINVNGAPVELWDPEPVVDLWLKTSLRRPNNRTSNKHALDTCNKQETQVDDSALFQGCQVVVITGELCELPIVCSSDASS, encoded by the exons ATGAGCAGCATTTGTAG GGAAAGGAGGCAAGACAAGAAAGTTGCGAAAGGCATACCGCAGAAGGCAGCGGGTCGTTCGAAAAAAGATGGGAACTCCAAAGATTGCAAAAGGAAGTTTAGAAACGTCTGGAAGGATACTTATACGTGGTTGCAGTACGAGGAAGTCAAGAATACTATGCATTGCGTGCTGTGCAGAGAAGCCTACTTCGGTCAGGAGAAATGCGTGCCGTTCGTCGAAGGCACGAACAACTTCAAGGTTTCGGTCATTCAAAAGCATGAGAAGACGTCGGCCCACAGAAACCTCCTGAACAAAAGCGAGGCCGAGAGAAAGAAATTGGCGCATTCGTTCCGAACAAAAAAGAAGCCGCCGGAAGATTCGCGATCCAGATTCGAGCTTCTGTTCAAGACCGTCTACGAGATACAGAAGAACAAGCTTTCGTTTTCGCAATTCCCAGTTCTGGTGAACCAGCAGATCCAGAACGGCGTGCCGCTCGAAGGTCGGTACACGAATCACCATCACGTCGTGCCGGACTTTTCCAAGTACATCGCCATGTCGATGATCAACGACACCGTAGCCGATATTTATCAGGCGAAACACTTTGGCATCGTGCTGGACGATGTTTCGGACGTTGTGGGATCGCGCAAGGACGCTGTGTACATCACTTACCTCAAAGACTGCAGAAAATGCACCAAATTCCTGGGGCTCGTCGAAAACGAGAACGGAGTCGGCATCGCCCTCGCGATGGTGGAAATGCTCGCCAAATTTGGATTCCCATCGCCTTTCGAGAAGCTTTTGTGCCTAACAACTGACGGGCAGACCGTACACCAAGCGGACGGTGGCCTGCAGATGGCATTGGGAAAAGAAGCGCCTGTTCTCTACACCATGGACTGTCTAGTGCACAAGCTTGAGAGTGCGGTGAAACCAGTCCTCTTCAGGCATCCACAAGTCAAATGCTGCGCAGACAAGTTGTACAAATTGTTCTGCTTCTTCAGAGACCTACAGAAGAAGACGGGCAGTACGGTGGACATATGGACACCCTCAAGCCCCGCTGATCAACATGCTCGTTCCTCCAATCCACAGTTGCTAGTCCTTAACCTCAAGTTCCTAACTGCCATCATTGAAAAGTGGAGCAGTGTCACGTCGTTCCTAAAGGATAACTATCACAACCTTGACCGAAAACTTCGGCCTGATGCGGCAGAAATTCTCACTTGCTTGAAGAGCTCGGTTTTCATTGCCCATGTCCACCTGTTAAGAGAGATTTTCAAGGCCTTGCACGTGTTTCAAGAAAAGACAACTGGCTCGTTATCTCCTGCCTGCTACACGGTGATCAATGAGCTGAGGACTACTGCAATGATTATCACCAACCAGATTGTCTTGGGCCCCTCTCTGATACCAGTCCTGCACGAGCTACAGGAAAGAAATGGATTCTTCCAAGGCATGGCGATCACACAAGATTTCGACATCGATTCATTTCAATCTGTAGCTGAAGATGTGTGCCAGTGTGTGTCGCAGCAGGTGCTCCAGATGGCGAGCCAGTGCTCGGAGTCCTTGCACAAGTTTTCAGTGCTGGATCCAAAAAACTGGCCAGTAGAATCCGATGAGCACTTTGGTGGATACGGAATAGAAACCATCAAGGAACTTAGCGGCGAGATGCAGTCGTTGCTGCCGGAGAAACTCATTTCAGATATCATACTGGAGTGGTGTTCCTTCAAGTTCTTTGTAAACAGGAGTCTTGCAAAGTGCTTGCGGAAGGACTTCATCAACCTTGCCGCTACCGTGGTTTCCAGGTTCAGTGCGGTCTATCCTACCATCTGCACATTCCTCACTGCAGCAGCGCTGCTTTCGCCGTCGTGCAGAGTGACACACAAGGGCTTCGAAGAACTCTGCGTCATTAAAGAATCTCGGAAGAATGTTCTCACGGACGACACACTGTGGCAGACAATGGTCATCAATGTGAATGGAGCGCCAGTTGAATTGTGGGATCCAGAACCTGTGGTTGACCTGTGGTTGAAAACGAGTCTTCGTAGGCCAAACAATAGAACTTCAAATAAGCATGCTTTAGATACTTGTAACAAGCAGGAGACCCAGGTTGACGATTCAGCACTGTTCCAGGGTTGCCAGGTTGTCGTCATAACGGGTGAATTGTGTGAGCTGCCTATAGTATGCAGCAGTGATGCTTCAAGTTAG